The following proteins come from a genomic window of Pseudomonas hygromyciniae:
- a CDS encoding MFS transporter, producing the protein MTSPTPRGALAGLSLCMLLASLGTSIANVGLPQMADAFSAAFAAVQWVVLSYLLAITAVLVGVGRLGDRFGHRRLLLAGVLVFAVACALCSAAPSLGVLVAARALQGFGAAIMLAMTMALVAATVPKAQTGRVMGLLGTLSAVGTGLGPAIGGALIAASGWRALFLVMLPLAALAFALVQRTQADRDPQPPGAVRLSVFATLHDRALGVGLGMSTLVAAVMMTTLVAGPFYLSHGIGLDPAQMGLAMAVGPCIAALAGVPAGRLTDRCGSYATTLGGLLCMLAGCLMLGLMPLGAAGYIGALGILTLGYAQFQAANNTAVMSNVPADRRGTIAGWLNLSRNLGLIVGAWALGAVFAWGMGDVHSALPAAVGRGFHLAFGVASGLVALALLLACARRVKTLQASTAP; encoded by the coding sequence ATGACGTCCCCTACCCCACGCGGCGCGCTCGCCGGTTTGTCGTTGTGCATGCTCCTGGCTTCACTGGGCACCAGCATTGCCAATGTCGGCCTGCCTCAAATGGCCGACGCCTTTAGCGCAGCCTTTGCGGCGGTGCAGTGGGTGGTGCTGAGTTACTTGCTGGCGATCACCGCCGTGCTGGTAGGTGTCGGTCGCCTGGGGGATCGTTTCGGCCATCGCCGCCTGCTGTTGGCGGGCGTGCTGGTCTTCGCCGTGGCTTGTGCCCTGTGCAGCGCCGCGCCTTCTCTTGGCGTGCTGGTCGCGGCGCGGGCGCTGCAAGGGTTTGGCGCGGCGATCATGCTGGCAATGACTATGGCGCTGGTCGCGGCCACCGTGCCCAAAGCGCAAACCGGGCGCGTCATGGGGTTGCTGGGGACCCTGTCAGCGGTGGGCACCGGCCTGGGACCGGCCATCGGTGGCGCACTGATTGCGGCGTCTGGCTGGCGTGCGCTGTTTCTGGTGATGTTGCCGTTGGCCGCCCTCGCCTTTGCGCTGGTGCAACGCACCCAGGCCGATAGGGATCCGCAACCACCGGGCGCCGTGCGCTTGAGTGTCTTCGCGACACTCCATGACCGCGCCCTGGGCGTCGGGCTTGGCATGAGTACGCTGGTGGCTGCGGTGATGATGACCACCCTGGTCGCCGGGCCTTTTTACCTGAGCCATGGCATAGGACTCGATCCCGCGCAGATGGGCCTGGCGATGGCGGTAGGTCCGTGTATCGCGGCGCTGGCGGGTGTACCGGCCGGGCGCCTGACCGACCGCTGCGGCAGTTACGCCACCACCCTGGGCGGACTGCTGTGCATGCTGGCCGGCTGCCTGATGCTGGGGTTGATGCCCCTGGGCGCCGCCGGTTACATCGGCGCGCTGGGGATCCTCACCCTGGGCTACGCGCAATTCCAGGCAGCCAACAACACGGCGGTGATGAGCAATGTGCCGGCGGATCGACGCGGGACGATTGCCGGCTGGCTGAACCTATCGCGCAACCTGGGCTTGATTGTCGGCGCGTGGGCGCTGGGTGCGGTGTTTGCCTGGGGCATGGGCGATGTCCATTCGGCCCTGCCCGCAGCAGTTGGCCGAGGGTTTCACCTGGCGTTCGGGGTGGCCTCGGGGCTGGTCGCACTGGCGCTGCTGCTGGCCTGCGCGCGCCGGGTAAAAACGCTGCAGGCCAGCACAGCGCCTTGA
- a CDS encoding DUF1289 domain-containing protein: MPNQTIKTPCVGLCSTVYGDLVCRGCKRYHHEVIQWNGYSAEEKQAVWLRLEQLLVQVMASKLQVLDAPRLRQQLEARKIRFMPHQSPYCWAYQLIARGARVISRLDAYGLALLPEFRERHLADLRDAIDREFFLLSEAHYQRYIAPQFLHEAFGPQLIATL; this comes from the coding sequence ATGCCCAATCAAACCATCAAGACGCCGTGTGTCGGCCTGTGTTCCACCGTGTATGGCGACCTGGTGTGCCGTGGCTGCAAGCGTTATCACCATGAAGTCATTCAGTGGAATGGCTATAGCGCCGAGGAAAAACAAGCGGTCTGGCTGCGCCTCGAACAATTGCTGGTGCAGGTCATGGCCAGCAAGCTGCAAGTGCTGGACGCCCCGCGCCTGCGCCAGCAGTTGGAAGCGCGCAAGATCCGTTTTATGCCGCACCAGTCGCCTTACTGCTGGGCCTATCAGTTGATTGCCCGCGGTGCGCGGGTGATTTCCAGGCTCGATGCCTATGGCCTGGCGCTGCTGCCGGAGTTTCGTGAGCGGCACCTGGCGGATTTGCGTGATGCGATTGATCGGGAGTTTTTCCTGTTGTCGGAGGCGCATTACCAGCGCTATATCGCGCCGCAGTTTTTGCATGAGGCGTTTGGGCCCCAGTTGATAGCCACTCTCTAA
- a CDS encoding DUF3455 domain-containing protein: MNTKPLLCLTVLLLAAPAAFAQTSLPDSIKVPDGHKVTMETTGVGEITYECRDKANAAGQTEWVFVGPKAVLNDRSGKQVGTYFGPPATWQAQDGSKVTGTQLAVAPSSAGNLPYQLVKANPAEGKGAMNGVSYIQRVALKGGVAPSAECSTANKGKQEVVKYQADYIFWAAK, from the coding sequence ATGAACACTAAACCCCTGCTCTGCCTGACCGTCCTGCTGCTCGCTGCACCGGCGGCCTTTGCCCAGACCAGCCTGCCCGATAGCATCAAGGTGCCGGACGGACACAAGGTGACCATGGAAACCACCGGTGTCGGCGAAATAACCTACGAGTGCCGCGACAAGGCCAACGCCGCCGGCCAGACCGAATGGGTGTTCGTCGGGCCCAAGGCAGTGCTCAATGATCGCAGCGGCAAGCAGGTCGGCACCTACTTCGGCCCGCCCGCTACGTGGCAGGCCCAGGACGGTTCGAAAGTCACCGGCACGCAATTGGCCGTGGCGCCGTCCAGCGCAGGCAACCTGCCCTATCAACTGGTCAAGGCCAACCCGGCCGAAGGCAAGGGTGCAATGAACGGGGTCAGCTATATCCAGCGCGTGGCGCTCAAAGGTGGCGTGGCGCCAAGTGCCGAATGCAGTACCGCCAACAAAGGCAAGCAGGAAGTGGTGAAGTACCAGGCGGATTACATCTTCTGGGCGGCCAAATGA
- a CDS encoding sulfite exporter TauE/SafE family protein, with protein MDVGNFGFVVAGLIVGFIVGMTGVGGGSLMTPILLWFGINPATAVGTDLLYAAITKAGGVLVHGKNKNIDWTITGWLTLGSVPAVLLTLWFLKSLHTDPSAMNEVIKQALGVVLLLTALAILFKKRLLAFAQRHAGDNYHMRPRNLNGLTVFTGAILGTMVALTSIGAGALGTVALFILYPFLATKRLVGTEIAHAVPLTLVAGLGHASMGNMDWHLLGFLLMGSLPGIYFGSHMSGRVPDELLRPCLAVMLGLIGFKLAF; from the coding sequence ATGGATGTGGGTAATTTTGGTTTTGTAGTGGCAGGCCTGATCGTTGGTTTTATCGTCGGCATGACTGGCGTGGGTGGTGGGTCACTGATGACCCCGATCCTGTTGTGGTTTGGCATCAACCCCGCCACAGCGGTGGGCACCGACTTGCTGTATGCAGCCATTACCAAGGCTGGTGGGGTGCTGGTGCATGGCAAGAACAAGAACATCGACTGGACCATCACCGGCTGGCTGACCCTGGGCAGCGTCCCGGCGGTGTTGCTGACGCTGTGGTTCCTCAAGAGTTTGCACACCGATCCCAGCGCGATGAACGAGGTGATCAAGCAAGCCCTGGGTGTGGTGCTGCTGCTCACGGCCCTGGCGATTTTGTTCAAGAAGCGATTGTTGGCCTTTGCCCAGCGCCATGCGGGCGACAACTACCATATGCGCCCGCGCAACCTCAACGGGCTGACAGTGTTCACCGGTGCGATCCTCGGCACCATGGTCGCCTTGACCTCCATCGGTGCCGGCGCCCTGGGCACCGTGGCGCTGTTTATCCTGTACCCATTCCTGGCCACCAAGCGCCTGGTAGGCACGGAAATCGCCCACGCAGTGCCGCTGACCCTGGTCGCAGGCCTAGGGCATGCGAGCATGGGTAACATGGACTGGCATTTGTTGGGGTTCTTGCTGATGGGGTCGCTGCCGGGGATCTACTTTGGCAGCCATATGTCAGGCCGGGTGCCGGATGAACTGCTGCGCCCGTGCCTGGCGGTGATGCTGGGGTTGATTGGCTTCAAGCTGGCGTTTTGA
- a CDS encoding FadR/GntR family transcriptional regulator, whose protein sequence is MLELQRPDSLVVRVVSAIRAEIDSGQLAPESRLPTEQQLAEQLNVSRSVVREAIAQLKADGVLTARRGLGSFISQTPAGTVFRFPEKNGRRPDLAQMFEVRLWIETQAASIAARRRDADDLQRMKRALQEMHDKRADFAAAALADVEFHRAIADASKNEYFVAFHDFLRSQLASARKTAWENSASRFASGSADATQEHQALYQAIVDADPQGAAAAAEAHLRAAAKRLQLELPATH, encoded by the coding sequence ATGCTTGAGCTCCAGCGTCCAGATTCCCTCGTCGTGCGTGTTGTCAGCGCCATACGGGCCGAGATTGACTCCGGACAACTGGCGCCCGAGTCGCGCCTGCCGACCGAGCAGCAACTGGCCGAACAGTTGAATGTCAGCCGTTCGGTGGTGCGCGAGGCGATTGCCCAGCTCAAGGCCGATGGCGTGCTGACCGCCCGGCGTGGCCTGGGCTCGTTTATTTCGCAGACCCCGGCCGGTACGGTATTCCGCTTTCCGGAAAAGAACGGCCGGCGCCCTGACCTCGCGCAAATGTTCGAAGTGCGCTTGTGGATCGAAACCCAGGCAGCCTCCATTGCCGCCCGACGCCGCGATGCCGACGACCTGCAGCGCATGAAACGGGCCCTGCAGGAAATGCACGACAAGCGCGCAGACTTTGCAGCCGCCGCCCTTGCCGACGTGGAGTTTCACCGGGCCATCGCCGACGCCAGCAAAAACGAATACTTCGTCGCCTTCCACGACTTTTTGCGCAGCCAGTTGGCCAGCGCCCGCAAGACCGCCTGGGAAAACTCGGCGTCGCGCTTTGCCAGCGGCTCGGCCGACGCCACCCAAGAGCACCAGGCGCTGTACCAGGCCATCGTCGACGCCGATCCCCAAGGCGCCGCCGCTGCCGCCGAGGCGCATTTGCGCGCTGCCGCCAAACGCCTGCAACTGGAGCTGCCCGCAACCCACTGA
- a CDS encoding class I SAM-dependent methyltransferase yields MTPDALALLHTHLLAALRDAPAETRRLFHGRGRCWPGLEQLTVDWLQGVVLVSLFKEPEAVQLDALQQLLRNLCTSSEWQQAGAHTLALQHRYLPQSTTEWLWGQMVEELTITEGGLLYRIDLGKKQNSGLFLDMRYGRNWVREHARGLRVLNLFAYTCGFSVAAIEGGAEHVVNVDMARGALSRGRDNHRLNGHDLGKVSFLGHDLFKSWAKVTGNGPYDLVIIDPPSFQKGSFLLTKDYQRVLRRLPDLLTPQGTVLACMNDPAFGEDFLIEGVTREAPGLRFEQRLANPPEFPDIDPQSGLKALVFRQG; encoded by the coding sequence ATGACCCCAGACGCCCTCGCCCTGTTGCACACCCATTTGCTCGCTGCCCTGCGCGACGCTCCCGCAGAAACCCGCCGCCTGTTCCACGGCCGTGGGCGCTGCTGGCCGGGCCTGGAACAACTGACCGTGGACTGGCTGCAAGGGGTGGTGCTGGTCTCTTTGTTCAAGGAGCCCGAAGCGGTGCAACTGGATGCCTTGCAGCAATTGCTGCGCAACCTCTGCACCAGCAGCGAATGGCAGCAGGCCGGCGCACACACTCTGGCGTTGCAACATCGCTATCTGCCGCAAAGCACCACCGAATGGTTGTGGGGCCAGATGGTCGAGGAGCTGACCATCACCGAAGGCGGCCTGCTGTATCGCATCGACCTGGGCAAAAAACAGAATAGCGGGCTGTTTCTGGATATGCGCTACGGGCGCAATTGGGTACGCGAACACGCCCGTGGCCTGCGGGTGCTGAACCTGTTTGCCTACACCTGCGGGTTCTCCGTGGCCGCCATAGAGGGCGGGGCCGAGCATGTGGTCAACGTGGATATGGCCCGTGGCGCCCTGAGCCGGGGCCGCGACAATCACCGGCTCAATGGCCATGACCTGGGCAAGGTGAGTTTCCTGGGCCACGACTTGTTCAAGTCCTGGGCCAAGGTCACCGGCAACGGTCCCTATGACCTGGTGATCATCGATCCGCCGTCCTTCCAGAAAGGCAGCTTCCTGCTGACCAAGGACTATCAGCGCGTACTTCGCCGCCTGCCAGATTTGCTGACGCCCCAGGGCACCGTATTGGCCTGCATGAACGACCCGGCGTTTGGCGAAGACTTCCTGATCGAGGGCGTCACCCGCGAAGCGCCGGGACTGCGGTTCGAGCAGCGCCTGGCCAACCCGCCGGAGTTTCCCGATATCGACCCGCAAAGCGGCTTGAAGGCCCTGGTGTTCCGTCAGGGCTGA
- a CDS encoding LysR family transcriptional regulator: MSLPDFNLLVTLDVLLAEGSVARAAQRLGLSPSAMSRALARLRETTGDPLLVRAGRGLVPTPRALELRERVGQLVQEAEALLRPLQVLDLKGLVRTFVLRTSEGFVESFGPALIARVAEQAPGVRLHFVHKPGTPLRDSGVDLETGVVDSSANPEVLTQLLFRDRFIGVVRADHPLSQGPITTARYAAGRHIYVSRRGRERGQIDDALEALHLTRDVETIVTGFSTAVALAQRTDLIASVPERYTSGLRDGLFSFALPVQVPPFSVAMLWHPRLDADLAHRWLRGCLRQVCGAEQVQSPLP; encoded by the coding sequence GTGTCGCTACCGGACTTCAACCTGCTGGTCACCCTGGACGTACTGCTGGCCGAAGGCAGCGTCGCCCGTGCCGCCCAACGCCTGGGCCTGAGCCCCTCGGCCATGAGCCGTGCGTTGGCGCGGCTGCGGGAAACCACTGGCGATCCGCTGCTGGTGCGCGCCGGACGCGGCCTGGTGCCGACCCCCCGGGCCCTGGAACTGCGCGAACGGGTCGGCCAACTGGTGCAGGAGGCCGAAGCGTTGCTGCGTCCGCTGCAGGTCTTGGACCTCAAGGGCCTGGTGCGGACCTTCGTGCTGCGCACCAGCGAAGGGTTCGTCGAAAGTTTCGGCCCCGCGCTGATCGCCCGTGTTGCCGAGCAGGCGCCCGGCGTGCGCCTGCACTTTGTGCATAAGCCCGGTACACCGCTGCGCGACAGCGGCGTGGACCTGGAAACCGGCGTTGTCGATAGCAGCGCCAACCCGGAAGTCCTCACCCAGTTGCTGTTTCGCGACCGTTTTATAGGTGTGGTGCGCGCCGACCACCCATTGAGCCAAGGCCCCATCACCACCGCACGCTACGCCGCTGGCCGGCATATCTACGTGTCTCGGCGCGGGCGCGAACGCGGGCAGATCGACGACGCCCTCGAGGCCTTGCACCTGACGCGAGACGTGGAGACCATCGTCACCGGCTTTTCCACGGCCGTGGCCTTGGCGCAAAGGACTGATCTGATTGCCAGCGTTCCCGAGCGCTATACCAGCGGCCTGCGTGATGGCCTGTTCAGTTTTGCCCTGCCGGTGCAGGTGCCGCCGTTCAGCGTGGCGATGCTCTGGCATCCGCGCCTGGATGCAGACCTGGCGCACCGCTGGTTGCGCGGCTGTTTGCGCCAGGTATGTGGCGCAGAACAGGTACAATCCCCGCTGCCTTGA
- the pcsA gene encoding phosphatidylcholine synthase, with product MISTLHVARLKAWGAHGFTATGVVLAFLATLALLENQPKACLLWLGLALIVDGVDGSLARRVNVQTVLPSFDGSVLDLVIDYLTYVFIPALFIYRYIDLPDFTHLFTVSVILVSSLFCFCNVNMKSKDNYFQGFPAAWNVVALCVYIIDPDAWITLATVIGLALLTVTPMKFLHPFRVKRFMPINIAVTTVWLLCSLLLVIDQPYTNKLTMGLWLLMSAYFLGICIWRTAVEWLDKSRKA from the coding sequence GTGATATCGACCCTGCATGTAGCCAGACTCAAAGCCTGGGGCGCCCATGGTTTTACCGCCACCGGCGTGGTACTGGCCTTCCTCGCGACGCTGGCGCTGCTGGAGAACCAACCCAAGGCCTGCCTGCTGTGGCTGGGCCTGGCATTGATCGTCGATGGCGTGGATGGCTCGCTGGCGCGGCGGGTCAATGTGCAGACCGTGCTGCCAAGCTTCGATGGCTCGGTGCTGGACCTGGTGATCGATTACCTGACGTATGTGTTTATCCCGGCGCTGTTTATCTACCGCTATATCGACCTGCCGGACTTCACTCACCTGTTCACCGTCTCGGTGATCCTGGTGTCGTCGCTGTTCTGCTTCTGCAACGTCAATATGAAAAGCAAGGACAACTACTTCCAGGGCTTCCCCGCCGCCTGGAACGTGGTGGCGCTGTGTGTCTACATCATTGATCCGGACGCCTGGATCACCCTGGCCACGGTGATCGGCCTGGCGCTGCTGACGGTGACGCCGATGAAGTTCCTGCACCCGTTCCGGGTCAAGCGCTTTATGCCGATCAACATTGCAGTGACCACGGTGTGGCTGCTGTGCAGCCTACTGCTGGTGATCGACCAGCCGTACACCAACAAGCTGACCATGGGCTTGTGGTTGTTGATGTCGGCGTACTTCCTGGGGATTTGTATCTGGCGCACGGCGGTGGAGTGGTTGGATAAATCGCGTAAGGCATAA
- the aroA gene encoding 3-phosphoshikimate 1-carboxyvinyltransferase — protein sequence MSSQKTVTVTPPNFPLHGKVAPPGSKSITNRALLLAALAKGTSRLSGALKSDDTRHMSVALRQMGVTIDEPDDVTFVVTGHGKLQLPAQPLFLGNAGTAMRFLTAAVATVEGTVVLDGDEYMQKRPIGPLLATLNHNGIQVESPTGCPPVTVHGTGRVQAKRFEIDGGLSSQYVSALLMLAACGEAPIEVALTGKDIGARGYVDLTLDCMRAFGAQVEVVNDSTWRVAPTGYTANDYLIEPDASAATYLWAAEVLTGGSIDLGVAAQDFTQPDAKAQAVIAQFPQMPATVVGSQMQDAIPTLAVLAAFNNAPVRFTELANLRVKECDRVQALHDGLNEIRPGLATIIGDDLLVASDPALAGTACTALIDTHADHRIAMCFALAGLKVSGIRIQDPDCVGKTYPEYWNALGSLGVQLTY from the coding sequence TTGAGTTCGCAGAAAACCGTGACCGTGACACCGCCCAACTTTCCATTGCACGGCAAGGTAGCGCCTCCCGGCTCCAAATCCATTACCAACCGCGCCCTGTTGCTGGCGGCCCTGGCCAAGGGCACCAGCCGCCTGAGTGGTGCGCTGAAAAGCGACGACACCCGGCATATGTCCGTGGCGTTGCGCCAGATGGGCGTGACCATTGATGAGCCGGATGACGTGACCTTTGTCGTCACCGGCCACGGCAAGCTGCAACTGCCGGCGCAACCATTGTTCCTCGGCAACGCCGGCACCGCGATGCGCTTTCTCACGGCCGCCGTGGCGACCGTGGAAGGCACCGTGGTACTGGATGGTGACGAGTACATGCAAAAGCGCCCCATCGGCCCGCTGCTGGCGACCCTGAACCACAATGGCATCCAGGTTGAAAGCCCCACCGGCTGCCCGCCTGTGACCGTGCACGGCACTGGCCGCGTGCAGGCCAAGCGCTTCGAGATCGATGGCGGCCTGTCCAGCCAATACGTCTCGGCACTGCTGATGCTTGCCGCCTGTGGCGAAGCGCCGATCGAAGTAGCGTTGACCGGCAAAGACATCGGTGCCCGTGGTTACGTCGACCTGACCCTGGACTGCATGCGCGCCTTTGGCGCCCAGGTGGAAGTGGTCAACGACAGCACCTGGCGCGTGGCCCCTACCGGCTACACCGCCAATGATTACCTGATCGAACCCGACGCGTCTGCCGCCACCTACTTGTGGGCTGCCGAAGTGCTGACCGGCGGCAGCATCGACCTGGGCGTCGCCGCACAGGATTTCACCCAGCCCGACGCCAAGGCCCAGGCCGTGATCGCCCAGTTCCCGCAAATGCCGGCCACGGTGGTCGGCTCGCAGATGCAGGACGCCATCCCGACCCTGGCGGTGCTGGCGGCATTCAACAACGCCCCGGTGCGCTTCACCGAACTGGCCAACCTGCGGGTCAAGGAGTGCGACCGCGTCCAGGCCCTGCATGACGGCCTCAACGAAATCCGCCCGGGCCTGGCGACCATCATCGGTGACGACTTGCTGGTGGCCAGCGATCCGGCATTGGCGGGCACAGCCTGCACCGCGCTGATCGACACCCACGCCGACCACCGCATCGCCATGTGCTTTGCCCTGGCGGGCCTGAAAGTCTCGGGCATCCGGATCCAGGACCCCGACTGCGTGGGCAAGACCTATCCTGAGTACTGGAACGCCCTGGGCAGCCTGGGCGTGCAACTGACCTACTGA
- a CDS encoding anti-sigma factor — MSPEELDELASEYVLGTLATEQRLQVQQRLEHDAPLRAAVDAWEQRLLPLTELAEPVAPSPYLWRRIERSLGHHAMGDTPSVPWWNLLALWRGLAGAGLLASLVLASLLLTRPAAINPTAYVVVLMAPQSQAPGWVVQASNDQQIQLIPLGVMQIPADKALEFWTKGDDWQGPVSLGLVKPGQSLSIPLDKLPPLAPNQLFEMTLEGPNGSPTGKPTGPIQAIGRAVKVI; from the coding sequence ATGAGCCCCGAAGAATTGGATGAACTGGCCAGCGAATACGTCCTGGGCACCCTGGCGACCGAGCAACGCCTGCAGGTGCAGCAACGCCTGGAACACGATGCACCCTTGCGCGCGGCGGTGGATGCCTGGGAACAGCGCTTGTTGCCGCTGACCGAGTTGGCCGAGCCGGTGGCGCCTTCGCCCTATCTGTGGCGGCGCATTGAACGCAGCCTGGGCCATCACGCCATGGGCGACACGCCGTCGGTGCCATGGTGGAACCTGCTTGCGCTGTGGCGTGGCCTGGCCGGCGCAGGTTTATTGGCCAGCTTGGTGCTGGCTTCGCTGTTGCTGACCCGCCCCGCCGCCATCAACCCAACGGCCTACGTGGTGGTACTGATGGCGCCACAAAGCCAGGCGCCAGGCTGGGTGGTCCAGGCCAGCAACGATCAGCAAATCCAGTTGATCCCCCTGGGCGTCATGCAGATACCGGCGGACAAGGCATTGGAGTTCTGGACCAAGGGTGACGACTGGCAAGGCCCGGTTTCCCTCGGGCTGGTCAAGCCGGGGCAGAGCCTGTCGATCCCCCTGGATAAACTGCCGCCGCTGGCACCCAACCAACTGTTCGAGATGACCCTGGAAGGCCCCAATGGCTCGCCGACCGGTAAGCCGACCGGGCCGATCCAGGCGATTGGCCGGGCTGTAAAGGTGATCTAG
- a CDS encoding UPF0149 family protein, with the protein MHDPALAPADFEFIEDILQKYGDDNSVLNLAELDGYFTALVSGPAPVDVAIWFPDIWGDQIPAWESKAELEQFIDLCTRHITSIAQQLASDAQGFQARFEHTEHQGLPLTLAEEWCFGYIRGAAVSQWPALPAEQAAQLEAISWCAEQDNFQLPADLDVAVHQQQVARIEPAARALHAYWLSQRG; encoded by the coding sequence ATGCACGACCCAGCCCTCGCCCCTGCCGATTTCGAGTTCATCGAAGACATTCTGCAAAAGTACGGCGACGACAACTCGGTACTGAACCTGGCCGAGCTCGATGGCTACTTCACCGCCCTGGTGTCCGGCCCTGCACCGGTGGATGTTGCCATCTGGTTCCCGGACATCTGGGGCGACCAGATCCCGGCATGGGAAAGCAAGGCCGAACTGGAGCAGTTCATCGACCTGTGCACACGCCATATCACTAGCATTGCCCAGCAGTTGGCCAGTGATGCCCAGGGCTTCCAGGCGCGCTTTGAACACACCGAACACCAGGGCCTGCCGCTGACCCTCGCCGAGGAATGGTGCTTTGGCTATATCCGTGGCGCCGCGGTCAGCCAATGGCCAGCCCTGCCGGCCGAACAAGCAGCGCAGTTGGAAGCCATCTCCTGGTGCGCCGAGCAGGACAACTTCCAATTGCCGGCAGACCTGGATGTGGCAGTCCATCAACAACAGGTAGCACGCATCGAACCGGCGGCCAGGGCCTTGCACGCCTATTGGTTGAGCCAGCGCGGTTAA
- a CDS encoding sigma-70 family RNA polymerase sigma factor: MPEPLFDYEACLLACARREQQALRQLYEQDCARLLGVAKRIARDTALAEDIVHEAFINIWNGAGGFDPRRGSARGWVYSVTRHMALNVMRKKGREVALSDEHEHTLVAEPSTEHFEYRARSGKVYQCLEHLEPSRRSCILHAYVDGLSHSEIAQKLGTPLGTVKAWIKRSLAALRECMA; this comes from the coding sequence TTGCCCGAACCTCTCTTTGACTATGAAGCCTGCCTGTTGGCTTGCGCCCGCCGCGAACAGCAAGCCTTGCGTCAGTTGTATGAACAGGATTGCGCCCGGCTGCTCGGCGTGGCCAAGCGCATTGCGCGGGACACAGCCCTGGCGGAGGACATCGTGCATGAGGCATTTATCAATATCTGGAACGGCGCCGGCGGCTTCGACCCGCGTCGGGGTTCGGCCCGTGGCTGGGTCTATAGCGTGACCCGGCATATGGCGCTCAACGTCATGCGCAAAAAGGGCCGCGAAGTTGCGCTCAGCGATGAGCACGAACACACATTGGTGGCTGAACCCAGCACCGAGCATTTCGAGTACCGCGCCCGCAGCGGCAAGGTTTACCAGTGCCTGGAACACCTGGAACCGTCGCGTCGCAGTTGTATATTGCATGCGTATGTCGACGGTCTGTCCCACAGTGAAATCGCACAGAAACTGGGCACCCCGCTGGGGACTGTCAAAGCCTGGATCAAACGCAGCCTCGCGGCATTGCGTGAGTGCATGGCATGA
- a CDS encoding LysR family transcriptional regulator, translating into MIRIDDLGLFLRSAALGSFTAAAVEANLLPGQVAAAIKRLERELQVRLFTRTTRSLRLSAEGEQYLPTARAVLEQLELGRERLRGDDAPLRGTLQIAAPSDLGRNILLPMLTEFRRLHPGLTLRFLVSDQVTNLFRDPVDVALRYGWNEDANYIALPLAPWNRRVLVASPDYVERHGAPTSVEDLPHHPCLLYLQNGRLHNRWELGEQTVQVSGPLFSDDADVVRRWAVAGEGIAYKTWLDVYADVQAQRLVVLLPETPGDVYPLSFACPHRGQMSRAVTQLYQWLNQRFSALERL; encoded by the coding sequence ATGATCCGCATCGATGATCTTGGGCTGTTCCTGCGCAGCGCGGCCCTGGGCAGCTTCACCGCCGCAGCGGTTGAGGCCAACCTGTTGCCTGGCCAGGTTGCGGCAGCCATCAAGCGCCTGGAACGGGAACTGCAGGTGCGCCTGTTTACCCGCACCACCCGCAGCCTGCGGTTGAGTGCCGAGGGCGAACAGTACTTACCGACCGCCCGTGCCGTGCTGGAGCAGTTGGAGCTGGGCCGCGAACGCTTGCGCGGCGATGACGCGCCGCTGCGGGGCACACTGCAGATTGCTGCGCCTTCGGACCTGGGGCGCAACATCCTGCTGCCGATGCTTACCGAGTTTCGCCGCCTACACCCTGGGCTGACCTTGCGTTTTCTGGTATCGGATCAGGTCACCAACCTGTTTCGCGACCCGGTGGACGTGGCCCTGCGTTATGGCTGGAACGAGGATGCCAACTATATCGCCCTGCCCTTGGCGCCATGGAATCGCCGGGTGCTGGTGGCATCGCCCGATTACGTGGAACGCCACGGCGCACCGACCTCCGTCGAGGACCTGCCCCACCACCCGTGCCTGCTGTACCTGCAAAACGGACGCCTGCATAACCGTTGGGAGTTGGGCGAGCAAACCGTGCAGGTCTCCGGGCCCTTGTTCAGTGATGACGCCGACGTAGTGCGGCGCTGGGCCGTCGCCGGTGAAGGCATCGCCTACAAGACCTGGCTGGATGTGTACGCCGATGTGCAGGCACAGCGCCTGGTGGTGCTGCTGCCGGAAACTCCCGGGGATGTGTACCCCTTGAGCTTCGCCTGCCCCCATCGCGGGCAGATGTCGCGGGCGGTGACCCAGTTGTATCAATGGTTGAACCAGCGTTTCAGCGCCCTGGAGCGCCTGTGA